The Epinephelus lanceolatus isolate andai-2023 chromosome 1, ASM4190304v1, whole genome shotgun sequence genome has a window encoding:
- the rpl22 gene encoding large ribosomal subunit protein eL22: MAPIKKQVVRKQGGKRKKQILKFTLDCTHPVEDGIMDAANFEQFLQERIKVNGKAGSLGGGVVSIERSKSKIAVNSEVPFSKRYLKYLTKKYLKKNNLRDWLRVVANTKESYELRYFQINQDEEEEEDED; the protein is encoded by the exons ATGGCCCCGATT AAAAAGCAGGTGGTCAGGAAGCAGGGTGGAAAGAGGAAGAAGCAGATCCTGAAGTTCACCCTGGACTGCACTCACCCTGTGGAAGATGGCATCATGGATGCTGCCAACTTT GAGCAGTTCCTGCAGGAGCGCATCAAGGTGAATGGCAAAGCTGGAAGTCTTGGCGGCGGTGTGGTGTCCATTGAGAGGAGCAAGAGTAAAATTGCAGTGAACTCTGAAGTTCCCTTCTCAAAGAG ATACTTGAAGTATCTGACCAAAAAGTATCTGAAAAAGAACAACCTCAGGGACTGGCTGCGGGTCGTGGCCAACACCAAGGAGAGCTACGAGCTGCGCTACTTCCAGATCAAccaggacgaggaggaggaagaggatgaagatTAA